A genomic region of Arcobacter sp. F155 contains the following coding sequences:
- the nhaA gene encoding Na+/H+ antiporter NhaA, with the protein MKLYAPWEKAFKKVSTPFEEFLHAQTTTGLILIITTILALVLANSPLYDVYSHFFHTYIDLNVGSWELSHSLHHWINDGLMAIFFFLIGLEIKREITAGELSNIKVAMLPILAAIGGMVFPALIYTSLNYGTAGAAGWGIPMATDIAFAISALVLLGKRVPTTLVTFLVALAIVDDLGAVLVIAIFYTETINMVALSLAGLMFALMIAFNRFGIHMILPYFVVGLIMWFFMLESGVHATIAGVLAALAIPSTPKRAPETFTQDTKHLLDEYDKYPVQENHMMHEKQKKILTNIKDKIDQVGTPAARLEHNLHLPVALLIIPIFALANAGVKIDFSSIGTTILEPVSLGIISGLILGKVIGIFGVSWLAVKLKIAELPKGSNMSQVFGVAFLGGIGFTMSIFVADLAFVGNPELIFQAKIGILSASLFSGLFGYFWLKSVSSKNKEQNDITK; encoded by the coding sequence ATGAAACTATACGCACCTTGGGAAAAAGCTTTTAAGAAAGTGTCCACACCTTTTGAAGAATTTTTACATGCCCAAACCACTACAGGCTTGATTTTAATAATAACAACAATATTAGCATTAGTATTAGCAAATAGCCCTTTATATGATGTATATTCACACTTTTTTCATACATATATTGATTTAAACGTAGGTTCATGGGAACTTTCACATTCACTTCATCATTGGATAAATGATGGACTTATGGCAATTTTCTTCTTTTTAATTGGTCTTGAAATAAAAAGAGAGATTACAGCTGGTGAACTATCAAATATAAAAGTAGCAATGCTACCTATTTTAGCAGCAATTGGTGGTATGGTTTTCCCTGCACTTATTTATACAAGTTTAAACTACGGAACAGCTGGTGCAGCAGGTTGGGGAATCCCAATGGCAACAGATATCGCTTTTGCTATAAGTGCTTTAGTTTTATTAGGTAAAAGAGTTCCAACTACACTTGTAACATTCTTAGTTGCACTTGCTATAGTTGATGACTTAGGAGCTGTTTTAGTTATCGCTATTTTCTATACTGAAACTATCAATATGGTTGCACTAAGTTTAGCAGGTCTTATGTTTGCTTTAATGATTGCCTTTAATAGATTTGGTATTCATATGATATTACCTTACTTTGTTGTAGGTTTAATAATGTGGTTCTTCATGTTAGAATCTGGTGTTCATGCTACAATTGCAGGTGTTTTAGCTGCATTAGCAATACCTTCAACTCCCAAAAGAGCTCCAGAAACATTTACGCAAGATACAAAACATTTATTAGATGAGTATGACAAGTACCCAGTTCAAGAAAACCATATGATGCACGAAAAGCAAAAAAAGATTCTTACAAATATAAAAGATAAAATTGACCAAGTAGGAACACCTGCTGCAAGGTTAGAGCATAACCTTCATTTACCAGTTGCCCTATTGATTATTCCTATTTTTGCTTTAGCAAATGCAGGTGTTAAAATTGATTTTAGTTCAATTGGTACAACAATCTTAGAGCCTGTTTCTTTAGGTATTATTTCAGGACTTATTTTAGGAAAAGTTATTGGTATCTTTGGTGTTTCATGGTTAGCAGTAAAACTAAAAATTGCAGAGCTTCCAAAAGGAAGTAATATGAGTCAAGTATTTGGAGTAGCATTCCTAGGTGGTATAGGATTTACTATGTCAATATTTGTTGCAGACTTAGCCTTTGTTGGAAACCCTGAACTTATTTTCCAAGCTAAAATAGGAATCCTAAGTGCTTCTTTATTTTCAGGTTTATTTGGATATTTTTGGTTAAAATCAGTATCATCTAAAAACAAAGAACAAAATGATATAACAAAATAA
- a CDS encoding response regulator transcription factor: MKSKSVLLIEDNIELQELISTFLKDYNYTCVVYSEPFEALKEFEENHFKYSIVILDLSLPRMDGFDLFKKIKKIKNIPIIISTARDDIGNKIYGFELGADDYLSKPYEPRELVLRIDATLKRYNDSEEIQINDLRIDLNKKRVFLENQQIEFTKIESEIFFMFIENMNKVVSREDIINQTSLKEDTKNRTIDMHVSNIRFKINDDSKESKYIKSIWGIGYKFIDDN, translated from the coding sequence GTGAAAAGTAAAAGTGTGCTATTGATTGAAGACAATATTGAACTACAAGAACTTATAAGCACATTTCTAAAAGATTATAACTATACTTGTGTTGTGTATTCAGAGCCTTTTGAAGCATTAAAAGAGTTTGAAGAGAACCACTTTAAGTATTCAATAGTTATTTTAGACTTATCACTTCCTAGAATGGATGGCTTTGACCTTTTTAAAAAAATTAAAAAAATAAAAAATATTCCTATTATCATCTCAACAGCAAGGGATGATATAGGAAACAAAATCTACGGCTTTGAACTAGGAGCTGACGACTACTTATCAAAACCCTATGAACCAAGAGAGTTAGTTCTTAGAATTGATGCAACACTTAAGAGATACAATGATAGTGAAGAGATTCAAATAAATGATTTAAGAATTGACTTAAATAAAAAAAGAGTCTTTTTAGAAAATCAACAAATTGAATTTACTAAAATAGAATCAGAGATTTTCTTTATGTTTATAGAAAATATGAATAAAGTTGTATCAAGAGAAGATATCATAAATCAAACATCATTAAAAGAAGATACAAAAAATAGAACTATCGATATGCATGTTAGTAATATTAGATTTAAGATAAATGATGATTCTAAAGAGTCAAAATATATTAAATCAATTTGGGGTATAGGGTATAAATTTATAGATGACAATTAG
- a CDS encoding ATP-binding protein translates to MTIRQRLFISFSLILLIILSIIGVFFYTIFNLSEIHKSQTHRYDQIRRVEKLKEYNNSFSWIVLDIVTDYEKMDVVKKRLEKSDKLFKTLIIKKRVTIENSESIIEKQNLQQIFQYFEEIEKLIKYELYELVLISKDEKNFTPFNKNFEKLSFKIDKLLKEEIEYLQTRLDKTEKDRNQFIDTIKVELVFLFIIAFLLSSIISSRITKQIKDKLDKLNKGVLQLFKDDETTIKIDIGKNNELSEITHNLNSYLEKQSDIIHSREELLRNISHELKTPISKAKFLLENLRHNKDNKQIDSLNSVFVDIEELTSKLLQREKLNFAKVNSSKFKTSSLILESLSKLSIDDESKVEVDIKDDFNIHADKYYLTIALKNLIDNAMKYADEYPIVIEASENKIEVKNIAKKLSSDLIYYTQPFTREPNQQLGHGLGLNIVNKIIQMHDFKLDYTYKNPYNIFSITFKN, encoded by the coding sequence ATGACAATTAGGCAAAGACTTTTTATCTCATTTTCACTAATACTACTTATTATATTATCTATAATAGGAGTATTTTTTTATACAATCTTCAATCTAAGTGAAATACATAAAAGTCAAACCCATAGATATGATCAAATAAGAAGAGTAGAAAAACTAAAAGAATACAATAACTCTTTTTCATGGATTGTGCTAGATATTGTAACTGACTATGAAAAAATGGATGTAGTAAAAAAACGTCTTGAAAAATCTGATAAACTTTTTAAAACTTTGATTATAAAAAAAAGAGTAACAATAGAAAACTCTGAATCAATAATTGAAAAACAAAATCTACAACAAATCTTTCAATATTTTGAAGAGATTGAAAAACTTATAAAATATGAACTTTATGAGCTTGTTTTAATCAGTAAAGATGAAAAGAACTTTACACCTTTCAATAAAAACTTCGAAAAACTAAGCTTTAAGATTGATAAGCTTTTAAAAGAAGAGATAGAATATTTGCAAACAAGACTAGATAAAACAGAAAAAGATAGAAATCAATTTATTGATACTATTAAAGTAGAACTAGTGTTTCTTTTTATAATTGCTTTCCTTTTATCTTCTATCATCTCTTCACGTATTACAAAACAGATAAAAGATAAGCTTGATAAACTAAACAAAGGTGTTTTACAGCTTTTTAAAGATGATGAAACTACCATTAAAATAGATATTGGAAAAAACAATGAGTTAAGTGAAATAACACATAATCTAAACTCATACCTTGAAAAACAAAGTGATATTATTCACTCAAGAGAAGAGCTGTTAAGAAATATAAGTCATGAACTAAAAACACCTATTTCAAAAGCAAAATTCCTACTTGAAAATCTAAGACACAACAAAGACAATAAACAAATTGATAGTCTAAATAGTGTTTTTGTAGATATAGAAGAGCTAACAAGTAAACTTTTACAAAGGGAGAAATTAAACTTTGCAAAAGTAAACTCTTCGAAATTTAAAACTAGTAGTTTAATTCTTGAATCATTATCTAAACTCTCTATTGATGATGAGTCAAAAGTAGAAGTAGATATAAAAGATGACTTCAATATACATGCAGATAAATACTACTTAACAATTGCACTTAAAAATTTAATTGATAATGCAATGAAATATGCAGATGAATACCCTATTGTAATTGAAGCTAGTGAAAACAAAATAGAAGTTAAAAACATTGCAAAAAAACTTTCAAGTGACCTTATTTACTACACGCAACCTTTTACAAGAGAACCAAACCAACAATTAGGTCATGGATTAGGACTAAATATTGTAAATAAGATAATTCAAATGCACGATTTTAAACTAGATTATACTTATAAAAACCCATATAACATCTTTTCAATTACTTTTAAAAACTAA
- a CDS encoding putative DNA modification/repair radical SAM protein, with amino-acid sequence MRKDIYEKMQILADSAKYDVSCSSSGSDNNHKTGELGATHNSGICHTFTADGRCVSLLKVLLTNFCIYDCAYCINKKSNNIKRAAFSPRELADITINFYKRNYIEGLFLSSGIIQSEDNTMNMILRTLKILRHEYRFNGYIHVKLIPGSDEKLIEQVVALANRVSSNIELPSDNSLKLLAPNKTKQKVLQPLKHAREKSLEKDTKPIGMSTQLIVGATPESDKDILKLSSVLYDKALLKRVYYSAYIPVNDDKNLPAIINKPPLLREHRLYQADWLLRFYDFSYDEIVSDEFPNLDEEVDPKTSWALLNLQYFPMEINKASKDELLRIPGIGVRGVFKILKARRFKSLDFDDLKKLKISLKRAKYFITCKGKYHSKTPFYKEDIKQAIIAPPKKKIIQPSLFDINYSHITGEL; translated from the coding sequence ATGAGAAAAGATATTTACGAAAAGATGCAAATACTTGCAGATAGTGCAAAATATGATGTAAGCTGTAGTTCTAGTGGAAGTGATAATAATCACAAAACAGGAGAATTAGGAGCAACACACAATAGCGGAATCTGTCATACATTTACAGCTGATGGACGGTGTGTATCTTTACTTAAAGTTCTACTTACAAACTTTTGTATTTATGATTGTGCTTACTGTATAAACAAAAAAAGCAATAACATAAAAAGAGCTGCTTTTTCACCAAGAGAGTTAGCTGATATTACAATCAATTTTTATAAAAGAAACTATATAGAAGGTCTATTTTTAAGCTCTGGAATTATTCAAAGTGAAGATAACACTATGAATATGATATTAAGAACCCTTAAAATACTAAGACATGAATATAGATTTAATGGCTATATCCATGTAAAACTAATTCCAGGCTCTGATGAAAAACTTATTGAGCAAGTAGTGGCTTTAGCAAATAGAGTTAGTTCAAATATAGAACTTCCAAGTGATAACTCCCTAAAACTTCTAGCACCAAATAAAACCAAACAAAAAGTTTTGCAGCCCCTAAAACATGCAAGGGAAAAAAGTCTAGAAAAAGATACAAAACCAATAGGAATGAGTACTCAACTAATAGTTGGAGCAACACCTGAAAGTGACAAAGATATCTTAAAACTTAGTTCTGTTTTATATGATAAAGCCTTGTTAAAAAGGGTATATTATAGTGCATATATTCCAGTAAATGATGATAAAAACCTTCCTGCAATAATAAATAAACCTCCACTTTTAAGAGAACATAGACTTTATCAAGCTGATTGGCTTTTGAGATTTTATGACTTTTCTTATGATGAAATAGTAAGTGATGAGTTTCCGAACCTTGATGAAGAAGTAGACCCAAAAACCTCTTGGGCACTTTTAAACTTACAATATTTTCCAATGGAAATAAACAAAGCAAGTAAAGATGAGCTTCTTAGAATCCCAGGAATTGGAGTAAGAGGTGTATTTAAAATACTTAAAGCTAGACGTTTTAAATCTTTAGATTTTGATGATTTAAAAAAGCTAAAAATATCTCTAAAAAGAGCAAAATATTTTATAACTTGTAAGGGGAAGTACCATAGTAAAACTCCTTTTTATAAAGAGGATATAAAACAAGCAATAATTGCACCACCTAAAAAGAAAATAATACAACCTTCACTATTTGATATAAACTATAGTCATATAACAGGTGAATTATGA
- a CDS encoding TIGR03915 family putative DNA repair protein translates to MILVYDKTFEGFLTLVYDVYYEKLQPKKILTKFPNTLLLEDILEIKTDEEKSLKVLEAMKKKFPKKCFELILNIFMCDTKEFELNLLRYIILGFRDSNELFNINQKEVFFLQNLEKELFRHVHKMTGFARFEELKDGTLYAKIETKFNIVYFLGKHFFKRLNNQNYIIHDINRKLAFIKNSDFLGVQSIASFEEPKLSQNEQKFKKLWTTFFEAVAIQTRENKKCQQNFVPLLYRIYMTEFL, encoded by the coding sequence ATGATTTTAGTTTATGATAAAACATTTGAAGGTTTTTTAACTTTAGTTTATGATGTGTACTATGAAAAACTACAGCCAAAAAAAATTCTAACTAAATTTCCAAACACTCTACTTTTAGAAGATATATTAGAAATAAAAACAGATGAAGAAAAAAGCCTAAAAGTTTTAGAAGCTATGAAGAAAAAGTTTCCTAAAAAGTGTTTTGAATTAATACTTAATATTTTCATGTGTGATACAAAAGAGTTTGAACTTAATCTGTTAAGATACATCATTTTAGGTTTTAGAGATAGTAATGAACTTTTCAATATAAACCAAAAGGAAGTTTTCTTTTTACAGAACCTAGAAAAAGAGCTGTTTAGACATGTTCATAAAATGACAGGATTTGCTAGATTTGAAGAGCTTAAAGATGGAACCTTATATGCAAAAATTGAAACAAAATTCAATATAGTCTACTTCTTAGGAAAACACTTTTTTAAAAGATTAAATAATCAAAACTATATTATCCATGATATTAATAGAAAACTTGCATTTATAAAAAATAGTGACTTTTTAGGAGTTCAAAGTATTGCATCATTTGAAGAACCAAAACTATCACAAAATGAACAAAAGTTTAAAAAACTTTGGACTACTTTTTTTGAAGCAGTAGCAATACAAACAAGAGAAAATAAAAAGTGTCAACAAAACTTTGTACCCCTATTATATAGAATATACATGACAGAGTTTTTATAA
- a CDS encoding lipocalin family protein, producing MKNIFLVTLVLFLFTACSYKDPNIKSVQNVDLDRYIGSWYEIARYEHKFEKDCKNVTATYSIKENDKIEVINRCTKMTTGEKTEAIGEAYAVDNTNAKLKVSFFWPFYGDYWIIMLDKNYSYVVISEPSKKYLWILSREKKLDEKTKEKILKRLESLNYDLSKLIWTVQE from the coding sequence ATGAAAAATATTTTTCTTGTTACGCTAGTCTTATTTTTGTTTACAGCTTGTTCGTATAAAGACCCAAATATAAAAAGTGTACAAAACGTTGATTTAGATAGATATATTGGTTCTTGGTATGAAATAGCAAGGTATGAACATAAGTTTGAAAAAGATTGTAAAAATGTAACTGCAACTTATAGTATTAAAGAAAATGACAAAATAGAAGTAATTAATAGATGTACTAAAATGACTACAGGTGAAAAGACAGAAGCTATTGGAGAAGCTTATGCTGTTGATAATACAAACGCTAAATTAAAAGTATCTTTCTTTTGGCCTTTTTATGGAGACTATTGGATTATAATGCTTGATAAAAACTACTCTTATGTAGTAATTAGTGAACCAAGTAAAAAATATCTTTGGATTTTATCAAGAGAAAAAAAGTTAGATGAAAAAACAAAAGAGAAGATTTTAAAAAGATTAGAGTCTTTGAATTATGATTTATCTAAACTTATTTGGACAGTACAAGAGTAA
- the thiI gene encoding tRNA uracil 4-sulfurtransferase ThiI, translating to MSESKAKTQKFIVKFFPEVMVKGTKAKRQMIDQLYNNIRTILGRISNDIEYKKFFDKIEIVCPIEVVVEVRQNLLNTSGIELVLEALQFDNITTIDEMKEIVNKYTAKEVQGKTFVVRAKRTGEHDFKSTDIERNIGGYMLAKNPDSKGVDLRDAEVTINIELINKQLNIITQKYQGLSGFPIGTQGDILSLMSGGFDSTIASYLTMKRGIKTHFVFFNLGGIAHEIGVKQVAYYLWNKYGSSHRITFTSVPFEDVVTEIFNSTSQSYMGVTLKRLMLMASEKIADKMGIEALLTGESVAQVSSQTLRNLALIDQVTNKLVLRPLATMNKPEIMEMANQIGTRRFAESMPEYCGVISKNPIVHGSFSRMEKEAKKFNYEVLDKAVEDAITINVNEIDEDVSEIGKVDVVSDISSGDYTIIDIRQSDDCIETSCETIKIPFFKLKAQFEKLPQDKQYLFYCDKGILSQLHAQYLIDSKGYNNIKVYRPQ from the coding sequence ATGAGCGAATCAAAAGCAAAGACGCAAAAGTTTATTGTTAAGTTCTTTCCAGAAGTTATGGTAAAAGGTACTAAAGCTAAAAGGCAAATGATTGACCAGCTTTACAACAACATACGAACAATACTAGGGCGAATTAGCAATGATATAGAGTATAAAAAGTTTTTTGACAAAATAGAGATTGTATGTCCTATTGAAGTAGTTGTAGAAGTTAGACAAAACTTACTAAATACTTCAGGAATCGAGCTTGTATTAGAGGCTTTACAATTTGATAACATCACAACAATTGATGAAATGAAAGAGATTGTAAATAAATATACAGCTAAAGAAGTACAAGGAAAAACTTTTGTAGTAAGAGCAAAAAGAACAGGGGAACATGATTTTAAATCAACTGATATTGAAAGAAATATTGGTGGATATATGCTTGCAAAAAATCCTGATTCAAAAGGTGTTGATTTAAGAGATGCCGAAGTTACTATAAATATTGAACTTATTAACAAGCAATTAAATATTATTACACAAAAGTATCAAGGTCTATCAGGTTTTCCTATTGGGACACAAGGTGATATTTTATCACTTATGTCTGGTGGCTTTGACTCTACTATTGCTTCATATTTAACTATGAAAAGAGGAATTAAAACACACTTTGTCTTCTTTAATCTTGGTGGAATAGCTCATGAAATTGGAGTTAAGCAAGTTGCATATTACCTTTGGAATAAATATGGAAGTTCTCATAGAATAACTTTTACATCTGTTCCTTTTGAGGATGTTGTAACAGAAATCTTTAACTCAACTAGCCAATCATATATGGGTGTTACACTAAAAAGACTTATGCTTATGGCATCTGAAAAAATCGCAGATAAGATGGGAATTGAAGCACTTCTTACAGGAGAAAGTGTTGCTCAGGTTTCAAGTCAGACTCTAAGAAATCTTGCATTAATTGACCAAGTTACAAATAAACTTGTATTAAGACCATTAGCAACTATGAATAAACCTGAAATTATGGAAATGGCAAATCAAATAGGAACTAGAAGATTTGCAGAGTCTATGCCAGAATATTGTGGTGTTATTTCTAAAAATCCTATTGTTCATGGTTCTTTCTCTAGAATGGAAAAAGAAGCAAAAAAATTCAATTATGAGGTTTTAGATAAAGCTGTTGAAGACGCAATTACAATAAATGTAAATGAAATTGATGAAGATGTAAGTGAAATAGGTAAAGTTGATGTTGTAAGTGATATTTCAAGTGGAGATTATACAATTATTGATATTAGACAAAGTGATGATTGTATTGAAACTTCTTGTGAAACTATAAAGATACCATTTTTCAAACTAAAAGCTCAGTTTGAGAAACTTCCTCAAGATAAACAGTATCTTTTCTATTGTGATAAAGGTATTTTAAGTCAATTACATGCTCAGTATCTAATTGATTCAAAAGGTTATAACAATATTAAAGTGTATAGACCCCAATAG
- a CDS encoding universal stress protein, translating to MFTKILVPLDGSDKSLEALDFASNIAKTYDAEIFLLSVFKKYSFLEGSFASLNSSIDKGNLEDVLRESSKEIVSQGKEILKEKGITKVRAFVKMGSAAKEILKFRKENDIDLIIIGSKGQGELSGYLLGGVSHKVTGLAKCPVMVV from the coding sequence ATGTTTACAAAAATACTAGTTCCCTTGGATGGTTCTGATAAGTCTTTAGAGGCTTTGGATTTTGCAAGTAATATTGCAAAAACATATGATGCTGAAATCTTCTTACTATCTGTTTTTAAAAAGTATAGTTTTCTAGAAGGTTCTTTTGCTTCACTAAATAGTAGTATTGATAAAGGAAATTTAGAAGATGTGTTAAGGGAGTCTTCTAAAGAGATAGTATCACAGGGAAAAGAGATACTAAAAGAAAAAGGAATAACAAAGGTTAGAGCCTTTGTTAAAATGGGTTCTGCAGCAAAAGAGATTTTAAAATTTAGAAAAGAGAATGATATTGATTTGATTATAATTGGTTCAAAAGGACAAGGGGAATTATCAGGATATTTACTAGGTGGTGTTTCCCATAAGGTTACAGGATTAGCCAAATGTCCAGTGATGGTTGTATAA
- a CDS encoding TRAP transporter large permease — translation MKTNILKKLLLLVFILFSLISNSFAQDTVTMAIEEIQTLKKEDKFFTTVYGYSEAEDFDSHKWRVVEVVFRDEDSESLLIEAETDKRGMWEIVDADISSLADGKISIEATMVDDYGDILSTVTSSEIKDTSFSLYEFLKSNIATSIFILMVVLLLLGFPMKIPLIAGTTFGIFLLFDSDFSKMQFMVQQMMAGIRPAALIAVPMFILSADIMTRGHSAEKLIDLVMAFVRHIKGGLAISTAGACTMFGAVSGSTQATVVAVGSPLRPRLKKGGYKDSFILALIVNSSDIAFLIPPSIGMIIYGIVAKTSIPELFIAGIGPGLLILALFSIYSIIYAYRHNIPTEPKASWKERFTALYKALWPLGFPAIIVGGIFGGIFSPTEAAAVSVAYAIFLEGIVFRTMKLKDFYSTAKSTGLVTAVVFILVGAGAGFAWILSYAQVPQEILSSIGISEMGPYGVLAVISIAFFVGCMFVDPIVVILVLVPIFAPVVNAVGLDPVLVGTIITLQVAIGSATPPFGCDIFTAIAVFKRPYLEVIKGTPPFIFILLSVSVALIFFPQIALFLRDIAFR, via the coding sequence ATGAAAACAAATATATTAAAAAAATTATTGCTTTTAGTTTTTATTTTATTTAGTCTTATTTCAAATAGTTTTGCACAAGATACTGTAACTATGGCAATAGAAGAAATTCAAACTTTAAAGAAAGAAGATAAGTTTTTTACTACTGTATATGGATATTCAGAAGCAGAAGATTTTGATAGTCATAAGTGGAGAGTTGTAGAAGTAGTTTTTAGAGATGAAGACTCAGAGAGTTTATTGATAGAGGCTGAAACTGATAAAAGAGGTATGTGGGAAATTGTAGATGCAGATATCTCTTCTTTAGCTGATGGTAAAATCTCTATTGAAGCAACAATGGTTGATGATTATGGAGACATTTTAAGCACAGTTACTTCAAGTGAAATCAAAGATACTAGTTTTAGTTTATATGAGTTTTTAAAAAGCAATATTGCAACTTCTATTTTTATATTGATGGTTGTATTACTTCTTTTAGGTTTCCCTATGAAGATTCCATTAATTGCTGGGACAACTTTTGGAATATTTTTGCTTTTTGATTCTGATTTTTCAAAAATGCAATTTATGGTACAGCAGATGATGGCAGGTATTAGACCAGCTGCGTTAATTGCAGTACCAATGTTTATACTTTCTGCTGATATTATGACAAGAGGACACTCTGCTGAAAAATTAATCGACCTTGTAATGGCATTTGTAAGACATATAAAAGGTGGACTTGCAATAAGTACAGCAGGAGCTTGTACTATGTTTGGTGCAGTTTCTGGTTCAACTCAAGCAACAGTTGTAGCAGTTGGTTCTCCACTTAGACCAAGGCTAAAAAAAGGTGGTTATAAAGACTCATTTATTTTAGCTCTTATTGTAAATTCAAGTGATATTGCATTTTTAATACCTCCAAGTATTGGGATGATTATTTATGGAATTGTTGCAAAAACTTCTATTCCTGAACTATTTATAGCAGGTATTGGTCCTGGACTTTTAATCTTAGCACTATTTTCAATTTATAGTATTATTTATGCATATAGACATAATATTCCGACTGAACCAAAGGCTTCATGGAAAGAGCGATTTACAGCTTTATATAAAGCACTTTGGCCTTTAGGTTTCCCTGCTATTATTGTAGGTGGTATTTTTGGTGGAATTTTTAGTCCAACAGAAGCTGCTGCTGTTAGTGTTGCTTATGCAATCTTCCTAGAAGGAATAGTTTTTAGAACAATGAAACTAAAAGACTTCTATTCAACAGCTAAATCAACAGGTTTAGTAACAGCAGTTGTATTTATTTTAGTAGGAGCTGGTGCTGGATTTGCTTGGATTTTATCTTATGCACAAGTGCCACAAGAGATATTAAGCTCAATTGGAATTAGTGAGATGGGGCCATATGGAGTTTTAGCTGTTATTTCAATAGCTTTCTTTGTAGGTTGTATGTTTGTTGACCCAATTGTTGTTATTTTAGTTTTAGTACCAATTTTTGCACCAGTTGTAAATGCAGTTGGTCTTGACCCAGTATTAGTTGGAACTATTATTACATTACAAGTTGCAATTGGTTCTGCAACTCCACCATTTGGGTGTGATATTTTTACAGCAATTGCAGTATTTAAAAGACCATATCTTGAAGTTATTAAAGGAACACCTCCTTTTATCTTCATTCTTTTAAGTGTATCAGTGGCATTGATTTTCTTCCCACAAATTGCATTGTTCTTAAGAGATATAGCCTTTAGATAA
- a CDS encoding TRAP transporter small permease — protein MNDEKSEDLPENSNNKNPFLKGIDFLDLMLSRFEEFMLAIGVVSMAVVTITSVVTRFIFNDALTVTDELNMIFIIVVTFAGLSYAARNARHIRMSAIYDALSKPLRKLLIIFISSVTAFFMFVLTYYSYSYIVEVYESGRILPALGIPVFYIYLWVPIGFAVTGLQYSFTVIKNLREKDVFLSTKVQDGYKETNIEV, from the coding sequence ATGAATGATGAGAAAAGCGAGGATTTGCCTGAAAACTCAAATAACAAAAATCCATTTCTAAAAGGAATTGATTTTTTAGATTTAATGCTTAGCCGTTTTGAAGAGTTTATGTTAGCTATAGGTGTTGTTTCTATGGCTGTTGTAACAATTACTTCTGTTGTTACAAGATTTATTTTCAATGATGCTTTAACTGTTACTGATGAATTAAATATGATATTTATCATTGTCGTTACTTTTGCGGGACTTAGTTATGCAGCAAGAAATGCAAGACATATTAGAATGTCTGCTATTTATGATGCTTTATCTAAACCTCTTCGAAAACTACTAATAATATTTATTTCCTCAGTTACAGCTTTTTTTATGTTTGTACTAACATACTATTCTTATAGTTATATTGTTGAAGTTTATGAGAGTGGAAGGATACTTCCTGCTTTAGGAATACCAGTGTTTTATATATATCTATGGGTTCCTATTGGTTTTGCTGTTACAGGTTTACAATATAGTTTTACAGTTATTAAAAACCTTAGAGAAAAAGATGTGTTTCTTTCAACAAAGGTTCAAGATGGCTATAAAGAAACAAATATTGAAGTATAA